From Pseudanabaena sp. PCC 6802, one genomic window encodes:
- a CDS encoding glycosyltransferase — translation MEDASVSKLHHPGWTNSDIRRVFRPQTATLVMLGIVLACALVVVGWFAGEGTIEKLIDQYQWFQKNPPIWLQVPMATGEFLIAPAIALTVITFAITKISPQPRVWSRFVVVAILLILTIRYVIWRSLWTLNLGTPLQGVFSVGLFILELLMIVNGVLQLFLLVQARDRRADADTMAMAVEKGEFLPSVDVMIPTYNEPAFILRRTIIGCQAMDYPRKNIYVLDDTRREEIRALAEELGCEYVCRQDNKHAKAGNLNNALMHTHGDLIACFDADFVPTRNFLKRTVGFFQDDKVALVQTPQSYYNSDPIARNLGLENILVPEQEVFYRQIQPVRDGTDSVVCAGTSFVMRRSALLSTGGEFVTSSLSEDYFTAVRLSGKGYRLIYLDEKLSAGTAPEDMGAQATQRLRWAQGTLQAFFIDENPLTIPGLRPLQRLSHFTGILHWFTSLSRVGFLLMPLAYSFVGIIPIRATTEQIIFYFLPQYLVHLTVFSWLSYRSRSSFLSDIYDVVLCFPLAATVIQTMFKPFGKGFKVTPKGSQRDRLMFNWSLAWPLIALFVLTAVSLWRNMGNCMMRISPAGYDINYKGLSLGWIWSSYNLVLIGIALLVMLDLPKPDLYEWFTLQRVVRISYNPELSTRDSHTQTELEFPTNGSNAPINTFWGTTAAISEVGAQILLTQSGIPQFRRGEAIPIVLEIMEEGIKLKGIITQSTFDGEFPCITVRFEQVTLAQHRQLVAMLFCRPGQWKRQNSPGELLSLWLLFRSLVRPRALFGKRNGISAIAVTQT, via the coding sequence ATGGAAGACGCGAGTGTTTCCAAGTTACATCATCCTGGTTGGACGAACTCTGACATCAGGAGAGTCTTTCGCCCCCAAACGGCTACTTTAGTCATGTTAGGCATAGTGCTGGCCTGCGCTCTAGTTGTGGTGGGCTGGTTCGCTGGTGAAGGTACGATTGAAAAGTTGATCGACCAGTATCAATGGTTTCAAAAAAATCCCCCCATCTGGCTGCAGGTGCCGATGGCGACGGGTGAGTTCCTGATTGCGCCAGCGATCGCCCTGACAGTCATCACGTTTGCGATTACTAAAATTTCGCCCCAGCCCCGAGTATGGTCGCGCTTTGTCGTCGTGGCAATTTTACTGATTTTGACAATTCGCTACGTGATCTGGCGATCGCTCTGGACGCTAAATCTAGGAACCCCTCTGCAAGGTGTATTCAGTGTAGGTCTATTTATTCTGGAACTGTTGATGATTGTCAACGGTGTCCTCCAGCTATTTCTGCTGGTACAAGCTAGGGATAGACGCGCCGATGCCGACACAATGGCGATGGCGGTGGAAAAGGGGGAATTTTTGCCATCGGTAGATGTAATGATTCCCACTTATAACGAGCCGGCATTTATCCTGCGTCGCACCATTATTGGCTGTCAGGCAATGGACTATCCCCGCAAAAACATCTACGTCCTCGACGACACGCGGCGGGAGGAGATTAGAGCCTTGGCAGAGGAATTAGGCTGCGAATATGTTTGTCGCCAGGACAACAAACATGCCAAAGCAGGGAACCTGAATAATGCATTAATGCATACTCATGGCGATCTGATCGCGTGCTTCGATGCGGATTTCGTCCCCACACGCAATTTCCTTAAGCGCACCGTAGGATTCTTTCAAGACGACAAGGTGGCACTGGTTCAGACACCGCAAAGCTATTACAACTCCGATCCAATCGCCCGCAACCTGGGCTTAGAGAATATCCTGGTGCCAGAGCAAGAGGTGTTCTACCGCCAAATTCAACCCGTCCGCGACGGCACCGATAGCGTGGTGTGCGCTGGGACTTCTTTTGTGATGAGGCGTAGTGCCCTGCTCAGTACTGGTGGCGAATTTGTGACGAGTTCTCTCTCAGAGGATTATTTCACTGCGGTACGTTTATCAGGAAAAGGTTATCGCCTCATTTACTTAGATGAGAAACTAAGCGCGGGCACCGCCCCCGAAGATATGGGAGCGCAAGCAACGCAAAGACTGCGTTGGGCGCAGGGGACGTTGCAAGCCTTTTTCATTGATGAAAATCCCCTTACCATTCCTGGTTTGCGGCCATTACAGCGCCTCTCGCACTTCACGGGGATTTTGCATTGGTTCACCAGTTTGTCGCGGGTGGGATTTTTGTTAATGCCCCTTGCCTATTCGTTCGTTGGTATTATCCCTATCCGCGCTACGACTGAACAGATTATTTTCTACTTCTTACCGCAGTATCTAGTACATCTCACTGTATTCTCATGGCTCAGCTACCGCAGCCGTTCTTCTTTCCTATCGGATATCTATGATGTGGTGCTGTGTTTCCCTCTAGCTGCTACGGTAATTCAGACGATGTTCAAGCCGTTTGGGAAAGGCTTTAAGGTTACGCCCAAGGGCAGTCAGCGCGATCGCCTGATGTTCAATTGGTCGCTGGCATGGCCGTTGATTGCTCTGTTCGTCCTCACGGCAGTCAGTCTATGGCGCAATATGGGCAATTGCATGATGCGTATTTCCCCCGCTGGGTATGACATTAACTATAAAGGATTATCTCTAGGGTGGATCTGGAGTAGCTATAATCTGGTGTTGATTGGGATTGCTTTGCTCGTGATGTTGGACTTACCTAAACCAGATTTGTATGAATGGTTCACGCTGCAAAGGGTTGTGCGCATCAGCTACAATCCAGAATTATCGACTCGCGATTCTCATACCCAAACTGAATTAGAATTCCCGACAAATGGCAGTAATGCTCCTATCAATACTTTCTGGGGTACTACAGCAGCGATTTCGGAAGTAGGAGCGCAAATTTTGCTTACCCAGTCAGGTATACCTCAGTTCCGCAGGGGTGAAGCTATACCCATCGTCCTCGAAATCATGGAAGAGGGAATCAAGCTAAAAGGGATAATTACCCAATCAACTTTTGATGGCGAATTCCCATGCATAACTGTGAGGTTTGAACAGGTAACCTTAGCACAACACCGGCAGTTAGTAGCGATGCTATTCTGCCGCCCCGGTCAATGGAAGCGCCAAAATTCGC
- a CDS encoding calcium-binding protein, with the protein MAVFTGTDANDNYLATTEGDNARGLRGDDTLIGNVGKDTLNGNADNDLLFADSLTQTAGGNDSLFGGQGADTLVGARFGFSADSLGGNRDGDLLIASTNGGNTLFGGQGNDTIYGSVANANTMNGDIGDDVVIAGNGNDRMLGADGNDTLIGGRGNNDMFGEAGNDQFQFFTAVPQDLVAFTDAEQVVRSRGGFGGSDTIFDFATGDTISISQLDRNATVTVETNSAGAAVITITGTASDGTPANQTITVVGVTKDQLLAPGAQLLAVNGNFITTNDTVNTGDGSKSIFTVGDGQPGANIGGKNLVGSPTADTFTDDPTAATTADGIQLVTTVNDDTLTGNAGDDFMSGSAGNDIIRGNSGRDTLVGNTGSDTLTGGSGTDFFRFVNFNPGEIDVITDYRGSVEGTPEDFIQVSAAAFRGSLVAGQKAGAAAPANFFFASGAGGVEGINSAAPIGTSAFFYDTVGGGVYFDQDGGGTGTRYVQFIQLSPVPAPGFRVGPACIQIIA; encoded by the coding sequence ATGGCAGTGTTTACCGGTACTGATGCCAACGACAATTATTTAGCTACGACTGAAGGTGATAATGCTCGGGGACTTAGAGGCGATGACACTCTGATCGGCAACGTCGGCAAAGATACGCTCAATGGTAATGCTGACAACGACCTTCTATTTGCTGATAGCTTAACCCAAACCGCAGGCGGCAACGACAGTCTCTTTGGCGGTCAAGGTGCTGACACCCTGGTAGGCGCTCGTTTTGGTTTTAGCGCCGATAGCTTGGGTGGCAACAGAGATGGAGATTTGTTGATTGCTTCTACCAATGGAGGTAACACTCTGTTTGGCGGTCAAGGGAACGACACGATCTACGGTAGCGTCGCTAATGCCAACACTATGAACGGCGACATCGGTGACGACGTTGTTATTGCTGGTAACGGTAACGATCGCATGTTAGGTGCGGATGGTAACGATACCCTCATCGGCGGCAGGGGCAACAACGACATGTTCGGCGAAGCTGGTAACGACCAGTTCCAATTCTTCACCGCAGTACCACAAGATTTAGTAGCATTCACGGATGCCGAGCAGGTAGTCAGAAGCAGAGGTGGTTTTGGTGGCTCTGACACGATTTTCGACTTTGCTACAGGCGACACGATTTCAATTTCACAGCTAGACCGCAATGCCACAGTCACGGTCGAGACGAACTCCGCAGGCGCAGCGGTCATTACCATTACGGGTACGGCTAGCGATGGTACTCCAGCGAATCAAACCATTACGGTTGTGGGTGTAACAAAAGATCAGCTATTGGCACCAGGCGCACAGTTGCTCGCAGTAAACGGTAACTTCATCACCACTAACGATACTGTAAATACTGGTGATGGCAGCAAGTCTATCTTCACGGTAGGCGATGGTCAGCCTGGAGCCAATATTGGGGGCAAAAATTTGGTAGGTAGCCCTACTGCCGATACCTTTACCGATGACCCAACTGCTGCAACCACTGCTGACGGTATTCAGTTAGTTACTACCGTTAACGACGACACCCTAACTGGTAATGCCGGGGATGATTTTATGAGTGGTAGTGCTGGCAATGACATTATTCGCGGCAACAGTGGCAGAGATACCTTAGTCGGCAATACGGGTTCCGACACGCTCACGGGTGGCTCTGGGACTGATTTCTTCAGGTTTGTTAACTTCAACCCCGGTGAAATCGATGTCATCACCGACTATAGAGGCTCGGTTGAAGGTACTCCCGAAGACTTTATCCAGGTTAGTGCCGCAGCATTTCGCGGTTCGCTAGTAGCCGGACAGAAGGCTGGCGCTGCAGCCCCAGCCAATTTCTTTTTTGCGTCCGGTGCTGGTGGAGTAGAAGGAATCAACTCCGCTGCTCCCATTGGTACTTCCGCTTTCTTTTACGACACTGTGGGTGGCGGTGTTTACTTTGACCAAGATGGTGGGGGTACTGGAACCAGGTACGTCCAGTTTATTCAGCTATCACCAGTTCCTGCACCAGGGTTTCGGGTTGGTCCAGCTTGCATTCAAATTATTGCTTAG
- a CDS encoding ArsI/CadI family heavy metal resistance metalloenzyme — protein sequence MSRIQLALNVSNLDSAVDFYSKLFGTEPAKRHPGYANFAIAEPPLKLVLMENPGATEKLNHLGIEVESSEMVALASDRLQQNDLAIKPETQTTCCYALQDKIWTKDPDGADWEVYTVLADSNTFGEFPQTAEPVCCA from the coding sequence ATGTCCCGCATTCAATTAGCGCTCAATGTCAGCAATCTCGATTCCGCTGTAGACTTTTACAGCAAGCTCTTTGGTACTGAGCCAGCCAAGCGCCATCCAGGTTACGCTAATTTCGCGATCGCCGAACCCCCTTTAAAACTCGTCCTGATGGAAAACCCAGGTGCTACTGAAAAGTTAAATCATTTGGGGATTGAGGTAGAGTCATCGGAGATGGTTGCACTAGCTAGCGATCGCCTCCAGCAGAACGATCTAGCGATTAAACCCGAAACGCAAACTACTTGCTGTTACGCCCTGCAAGACAAGATCTGGACGAAAGATCCAGATGGTGCGGATTGGGAAGTCTATACAGTCTTGGCAGATTCCAATACGTTTGGCGAGTTTCCGCAAACTGCCGAACCAGTTTGTTGCGCTTAG
- a CDS encoding NF041680 family putative transposase — MISLDKLEQFRKYTYEIIGNGRDALFDLMDAVLTSRSVSSFVELSLSPLFRREWSSIYEALQDSHPPREDLMKQYIQQMPAAEVTILAGDHTAWSRPYAVTLQERTYEHQPQPGVGSKPVTVGQGYSTIAWIPESEGSFALPLRHERITSFENPIQKAASQLRLVCAEIPGTVLFLGDGEYGCAPFLQQTADIPCIKLLRLRPNRVLYHAPKDYEGHGRPHKHGEKFSLKDSDTWSIPQADITIAEPKLGRLQIRRWPNLHLKQAADHPFTLILVERLDMPESKPLWLIWVAKDEPILSEVWQKYLRRFAIEHWYRLVRQRLHWTIPQLSTPAQMETWSDLMPLLTWQLWLARELVQDSPLPWQKPMTKLSPGRVANAFALVLVRIGSPSPDPKPRGKSPGWPLGKKRTQRIRYPTVKKRYAKPLKKASAATA, encoded by the coding sequence ATGATTAGTTTGGATAAACTTGAGCAATTTCGCAAGTACACGTACGAAATTATAGGGAACGGGAGAGATGCGCTGTTCGACTTGATGGATGCGGTACTGACGAGTCGGAGTGTTTCATCGTTTGTGGAACTTTCGTTAAGCCCATTATTTCGGAGGGAGTGGTCGAGTATCTATGAAGCACTGCAAGATAGTCATCCTCCACGTGAAGACTTGATGAAGCAATACATACAGCAAATGCCGGCAGCAGAGGTGACGATATTGGCGGGCGACCATACAGCCTGGTCGCGTCCCTATGCGGTGACATTACAAGAACGCACCTACGAACATCAACCTCAACCGGGAGTAGGAAGCAAACCTGTTACGGTGGGGCAAGGATACAGCACAATTGCCTGGATTCCAGAGTCAGAAGGGAGTTTTGCCTTACCGTTGCGGCATGAGCGGATCACCAGTTTCGAGAACCCGATTCAGAAAGCCGCTAGTCAGTTACGCTTGGTTTGTGCGGAAATTCCTGGGACTGTGCTTTTCCTGGGGGATGGCGAGTATGGGTGCGCACCATTTTTGCAGCAAACAGCAGACATCCCGTGTATCAAGCTGCTCAGGCTACGCCCCAACCGGGTTCTGTATCATGCCCCAAAGGATTACGAGGGGCATGGGCGACCCCATAAGCATGGAGAGAAATTTAGCCTCAAAGACTCTGACACTTGGTCTATTCCCCAAGCAGACATCACAATTGCAGAGCCTAAACTGGGACGATTGCAAATTCGTCGATGGCCAAACCTGCACTTAAAGCAAGCCGCAGACCATCCCTTTACACTCATTCTGGTCGAACGTCTTGATATGCCTGAATCGAAACCCCTGTGGTTGATTTGGGTCGCTAAAGACGAGCCAATCTTGAGTGAGGTATGGCAAAAATATCTGCGCAGATTTGCCATTGAGCATTGGTATCGCTTGGTGCGTCAACGTCTCCATTGGACAATCCCTCAGCTTTCTACCCCTGCTCAGATGGAGACTTGGTCGGACTTGATGCCTTTACTTACTTGGCAATTGTGGCTCGCTCGTGAACTTGTCCAAGACTCTCCTCTGCCTTGGCAGAAACCGATGACTAAATTGTCTCCTGGTCGAGTTGCAAATGCTTTTGCTTTAGTTTTGGTCAGGATTGGCTCTCCTTCCCCTGACCCTAAACCTCGCGGTAAGTCTCCAGGTTGGCCTCTTGGGAAAAAACGAACCCAACGGATTCGTTATCCTACTGTCAAAAAACGCTATGCCAAGCCCCTCAAAAAAGCTTCCGCTGCAACTGCTTAG
- a CDS encoding type II toxin-antitoxin system VapB family antitoxin produces the protein MAKQLNIDEALLQEALALNEQTNIDALVETALREYIQRRKRLKVLDLFGTIDYDEDYDYKQQRQQT, from the coding sequence GTGGCAAAACAACTTAACATAGACGAAGCCCTACTGCAAGAAGCACTGGCACTCAACGAACAGACAAATATTGATGCTCTGGTCGAAACAGCACTACGCGAATATATTCAACGTCGCAAGCGCCTCAAAGTGTTAGATCTCTTTGGCACCATTGATTATGATGAAGACTACGACTACAAGCAGCAACGCCAGCAGACATGA